A single Phoenix dactylifera cultivar Barhee BC4 chromosome 1, palm_55x_up_171113_PBpolish2nd_filt_p, whole genome shotgun sequence DNA region contains:
- the LOC120111641 gene encoding probable monogalactosyldiacylglycerol synthase 3, chloroplastic — MALGEALFDEELGKPIGQIVAVCGRNQILSSTLQSIKWRVPVKIRGFETQMEKWMGACDCIITKAGPGTIAEALIRGLPIILNDFIPGQEVGNIPYVADNGAGAGLLALP, encoded by the exons ATGGCTTTAGGAGAAGCCCTGTTTGATGAAGAGCTCGGCAAACCTATAGGGCAGATTGTTGCCGTATGCGGCCGCAACCAGATACTGAGTTCCACATTGCAGTCAATTAAGTGGAGGGTCCCTGTGAAG ATTAGAGGATTTGAGACCCAGATGGAGAAATGGATGGGTGCTTGTGATTGTATCATAACAAAG GCAGGGCCTGGTACAATTGCTGAGGCATTGATCAGGGGACTTCCTATCATCCTCAATGACTTCATACCTGGACAG GAGGTTGGCAATATCCCATATGTAGCAGACAATGGAGCTGGAGCTGGACTCTTGGCGCTTCCGTGA